A region from the Engraulis encrasicolus isolate BLACKSEA-1 chromosome 18, IST_EnEncr_1.0, whole genome shotgun sequence genome encodes:
- the LOC134469418 gene encoding protein eva-1 homolog A isoform X3 — translation MALISSALATYTYVAEHTERAALYFVCGVCAGLFLTLFALVVQISCRTDCPRRPRPSCAGGSSSSSANRASGRRRHSGRNGRRSNNHHHPHHPHHPHGYSDSESSDSDDSDWDTCSDLSARRHRRFERTLNTNVFTSAEELERAQRLEERERIIREIWMNGQPDVPGTRSLNRYY, via the exons ATGGCACTGATCAGCAGCGCCCTGGCAACGTACACCTACGTAGcag AGCATACGGAGCGTGCGGCGCTGTACTTCGTGTGTGGCGTGTGCGCGGGCCTGTTCCTGACGCTCTTCGCGCTGGTGGTGCAGATCTCCTGCCGCACCGACTGCCCCCGCAGGCCACGCCCCTCCTGCGCCGgaggctcctcctcttcctcggccAACCGCGCCTCCGGACGCCGACGCCACTCCGGCCGCAATGGCCGGCGttccaacaaccaccaccacccgcaccacccccaccacccgcaCGGCTACTCGGACAGCGAGAGCTCCGACTCGGACGACTCGGACTGGGACACGTGCTCCGACCTGTCGGCCCGCCGCCACCGGCGCTTCGAGCGCACGCTCAACACCAACGTGTTCACGTCGGCCGAGGAGCTGGAGCGGGCGCAGAGGCTGGAGGAGCGCGAGAGGATCATCCGGGAGATCTGGATGAACGGGCAGCCCGACGTGCCGGGCACGCGCAGCCTCAACCGATACTACTGA